A single genomic interval of Rosistilla ulvae harbors:
- a CDS encoding DUF1598 domain-containing protein, with protein sequence MTVVFAGLPLTEAYSGDGGGDNDNDQNFNQVAGIEIDAAGVLRVREFSPELTRQRIAAARQQLPPDLARRSPLRKISLQRLEQAVAAKVEAGEKVPEDMLALAGLTGVEYVFFYPEEGEIVLAGPAEGFVQDASGRVRGIDTGRPVVLLEDLVVALRAFPPHEKSNAVISVSIDPTEEGLQRMQQFLASVRGRVRPSDAARLAAGLKGTMGMQNVSFKGVSTSTHFAQVLVEADYRMKLVGIGLEKLPVGLLSYVDRVHPRQVAANAMERWYFVPNYDCVRVSEDENAMQLLGKGVKLIAAGERVGKGGEREATRGVNKASQAFCQDFTNKFEEISRTVVVYAQLRNLIDVSIAAAYIQKQDFYGQAGWEMPVFGSEQAFAVETRTAPVQVETAVNAIWRGNTLMTPLGGGIKLQPRVALNSSRIQPDSEGRAAQAYKSQRTDSLKPGQWWWD encoded by the coding sequence ATGACGGTAGTTTTTGCTGGCCTGCCGCTTACCGAGGCCTACTCTGGCGACGGTGGGGGCGACAACGACAACGATCAGAATTTCAATCAGGTTGCGGGGATCGAGATCGACGCCGCGGGAGTCCTGCGCGTTCGTGAGTTCTCGCCCGAACTGACGCGGCAGCGAATCGCGGCCGCTCGACAGCAATTGCCCCCCGATTTGGCGCGACGCAGCCCGTTGCGAAAGATCTCGCTGCAGCGGCTCGAACAAGCTGTCGCCGCCAAGGTGGAAGCGGGCGAAAAGGTCCCCGAAGATATGCTTGCTCTCGCCGGTCTGACCGGTGTTGAATACGTCTTCTTCTACCCCGAAGAAGGGGAAATCGTTCTGGCGGGACCTGCCGAAGGCTTCGTCCAAGACGCCAGCGGACGTGTCCGCGGCATCGACACCGGCCGACCTGTCGTCCTGTTGGAAGATCTGGTCGTCGCGTTGCGAGCCTTTCCGCCACACGAGAAATCAAATGCAGTAATCAGCGTCTCGATCGACCCCACTGAAGAGGGGCTACAGCGGATGCAGCAGTTCCTGGCTAGCGTTCGCGGCCGAGTTCGCCCCAGCGACGCGGCTCGCTTGGCTGCCGGGCTGAAGGGGACGATGGGAATGCAAAACGTCAGTTTCAAGGGCGTTTCGACGTCGACACACTTCGCTCAAGTGCTGGTCGAAGCCGATTACCGCATGAAATTGGTAGGTATCGGGCTGGAGAAACTGCCGGTCGGTCTGCTCAGCTATGTCGATCGGGTCCACCCGCGGCAAGTCGCCGCCAACGCGATGGAACGCTGGTACTTTGTTCCTAATTACGATTGCGTTCGCGTCAGCGAAGACGAAAACGCGATGCAGTTGCTCGGCAAAGGGGTCAAGTTGATCGCTGCGGGTGAACGCGTCGGGAAGGGAGGCGAACGCGAAGCAACGCGTGGCGTCAACAAAGCGAGCCAAGCCTTCTGCCAGGACTTCACCAACAAATTCGAAGAGATTTCGCGGACCGTTGTCGTTTACGCACAACTGCGTAACCTGATCGACGTTTCGATCGCCGCGGCCTACATCCAAAAACAAGACTTCTACGGCCAAGCGGGCTGGGAAATGCCAGTCTTTGGTTCCGAACAAGCTTTTGCTGTCGAAACCCGCACCGCACCGGTTCAAGTCGAAACGGCTGTCAACGCGATCTGGCGTGGCAACACGCTGATGACTCCCCTTGGTGGCGGTATCAAGCTGCAACCGCGAGTTGCACTCAACAGCAGCCGGATCCAACCCGACAGCGAAGGACGGGCGGCTCAAGCCTACAAATCGCAGCGGACCGATTCGCTGAAGCCCGGCCAATGGTGGTGGGACTGA
- a CDS encoding NAD(P)/FAD-dependent oxidoreductase yields MRDNRKKEVIIIGGGLAGLACGVQLAKRGVDFEILEATDRVGGRVRTDIVDGYRLDHGFQVFLTAYPAAQQLLDYDRLQLRPLEPGALVRCGDQFSSLLDPRRRPASILASALSPVGSLADKLRMARLSRDVCRGELDEIWEHVAQPTRYRLPGLNFSDRFIEQFLQPLLGGIFLDPELQTSSRMMEFVLRMFAQGDAAVPAQGMQAIPQQLAERIPADRLQLESTVSEIEGTTVRMTDGSQRSADQIVIATEGPAAARLLKIDENIPWQQVSCLYFTADEAPLQTKQMILSGETSGPINNLCELSTVAPEYAPAGKTLISVSVLKSDVPAMELHEPVVKQLRSWFGEQVDTWSLLRTFHIPFALPEQSIDRMQTVIKPVQRAGMPIVCGDHRETASIQGALSSGIRAAEAALGGLGDVG; encoded by the coding sequence GTGCGTGACAACAGAAAAAAAGAGGTCATCATTATCGGAGGCGGTCTGGCCGGCTTGGCCTGCGGCGTTCAATTGGCCAAGCGCGGCGTCGACTTTGAAATTCTGGAAGCGACCGACCGCGTTGGCGGACGCGTTCGCACCGACATCGTCGACGGTTACCGGCTGGATCATGGCTTTCAAGTTTTCCTGACAGCCTACCCGGCGGCCCAGCAGTTGCTGGATTACGACCGGTTGCAGTTACGGCCGTTAGAACCGGGAGCTTTGGTTCGCTGCGGCGATCAATTTTCATCGCTGTTGGATCCCCGCCGCCGCCCCGCGTCGATCCTCGCCAGCGCGCTGAGCCCCGTCGGATCGCTAGCCGATAAGCTTCGCATGGCTCGCCTGAGTCGAGACGTCTGCCGCGGCGAGCTCGATGAGATTTGGGAGCACGTCGCCCAGCCGACTCGCTACCGCTTGCCAGGGCTGAACTTCAGCGATCGCTTTATCGAGCAATTCCTGCAGCCGCTGTTGGGAGGCATCTTTCTCGATCCCGAGCTGCAGACGAGCAGCCGGATGATGGAGTTTGTGCTTCGAATGTTCGCTCAAGGAGATGCCGCAGTCCCAGCTCAGGGAATGCAAGCGATCCCGCAACAGCTGGCCGAACGGATCCCGGCCGACAGGCTTCAGCTGGAATCGACGGTCTCGGAAATCGAAGGGACGACGGTTCGGATGACCGATGGTTCGCAGCGATCGGCAGATCAGATCGTGATCGCGACCGAAGGCCCCGCCGCCGCCCGGTTGTTGAAGATCGACGAAAACATCCCCTGGCAACAGGTCAGCTGCCTCTATTTCACCGCCGACGAAGCTCCGCTGCAGACGAAGCAAATGATTCTGTCGGGGGAGACGTCGGGGCCGATCAACAACCTTTGCGAACTCAGCACGGTCGCTCCCGAATATGCTCCGGCCGGCAAAACGCTGATCAGCGTCAGCGTTTTGAAATCTGACGTGCCGGCGATGGAGCTGCACGAACCGGTGGTAAAACAACTCCGCAGTTGGTTTGGCGAACAGGTCGACACGTGGTCGTTGCTGCGGACGTTTCACATCCCCTTTGCCTTGCCCGAACAATCGATCGATCGCATGCAAACCGTGATCAAACCGGTCCAACGGGCGGGAATGCCGATTGTCTGTGGCGACCACCGCGAGACGGCGTCGATACAGGGGGCACTCAGTAGCGGGATCCGCGCCGCCGAAGCGGCGTTGGGCGGACTCGGGGATGTTGGCTAG
- a CDS encoding N-succinylarginine dihydrolase, which yields MTISEINFDGIVGPTHHFGGLGIGNLASHRHAGEVANPRAAALQGLDKMATLARLGCRQAVLPPQPRPDMGLLRACGFAGTPAEIIGQASQAAPSLLSAAYSASSMWAANAATVTRSNRGGDRRTHFSPANLVSSLHRSIEPQWTTAVLREIFADASFCVHDPLPPATPLRDEGAANHMRLSDPSGDDSWDLFVYGEAQGTRFPPRQAEAACQAIARRHQLLPQRTLFLQQHPAAIEAGAFHNDVVATSCENVLLYHQLAFEDAESALDQLAADFQKSTGGPLYRIEIAANDFSLADAIDTYLFNSQIVRAGDDRDGSLRLISPLACQQHPRARAAIDKILADPNPITAVEFVDLRESMNNGGGPACLRLRVPIDDDQLEKIPASLIWSPQLDDRLRAWVISHYPTKLTLDDLGDFDRIEQTQQAMRELSSILNLQSIRPDVSF from the coding sequence GTGACAATTTCCGAGATCAATTTCGATGGTATCGTAGGCCCCACGCATCACTTTGGCGGATTGGGGATCGGCAACTTGGCATCGCATCGGCACGCCGGGGAGGTTGCCAATCCGCGAGCTGCCGCGCTGCAGGGGCTCGACAAAATGGCGACTCTCGCACGACTCGGCTGCCGACAAGCCGTGCTGCCGCCGCAACCGCGCCCCGACATGGGACTGCTGCGAGCGTGTGGGTTCGCGGGGACGCCGGCGGAGATCATCGGCCAGGCGAGCCAGGCGGCGCCGAGCCTGTTGTCGGCGGCTTATAGCGCGTCGAGCATGTGGGCGGCCAACGCCGCGACGGTCACGCGCAGCAACCGCGGCGGCGATCGGCGGACTCATTTTTCGCCCGCCAACCTGGTCAGCAGCTTGCACCGCTCGATCGAACCGCAATGGACGACGGCTGTGTTGCGCGAGATCTTTGCCGACGCCAGCTTTTGCGTCCACGATCCGCTTCCGCCAGCGACGCCGCTGCGCGATGAAGGGGCTGCGAACCACATGCGGTTGAGCGATCCGAGCGGCGACGATTCCTGGGATCTCTTTGTCTATGGTGAAGCTCAAGGGACGCGGTTTCCGCCACGCCAAGCGGAAGCCGCTTGCCAAGCGATCGCCCGGCGGCATCAGCTGCTGCCGCAGCGGACTCTGTTTCTGCAGCAGCATCCCGCAGCGATCGAGGCTGGCGCGTTTCACAACGACGTCGTCGCCACCAGCTGCGAAAACGTTCTGCTGTATCACCAACTGGCGTTCGAAGATGCGGAGTCGGCGTTGGACCAACTGGCAGCTGACTTTCAAAAATCGACTGGCGGGCCGCTGTACCGGATCGAAATCGCTGCAAACGATTTTTCGCTTGCCGACGCGATCGATACCTATCTGTTCAACAGCCAGATCGTTCGCGCTGGCGACGACCGCGACGGATCGCTGCGATTGATCTCCCCTCTGGCCTGCCAGCAGCATCCACGGGCTCGGGCCGCGATCGACAAAATCCTTGCCGATCCCAATCCGATCACCGCCGTCGAATTCGTCGATCTGCGGGAGAGTATGAACAACGGCGGCGGGCCAGCATGTTTGCGGTTGCGCGTGCCGATCGACGACGATCAATTGGAAAAGATCCCCGCGAGTCTGATCTGGTCGCCGCAGTTGGACGATCGGCTGCGGGCCTGGGTGATCTCGCACTATCCGACTAAGCTAACGCTGGACGATCTGGGAGATTTCGATCGGATCGAACAGACGCAACAAGCGATGCGGGAACTGAGTTCGATCTTAAACCTGCAATCGATCCGACCCGACGTTTCCTTTTAA
- the astD gene encoding succinylglutamate-semialdehyde dehydrogenase has protein sequence MPDSTRREEPLSDLFIERNWIAGEGPPLNRTSPADESTVWSGRQASGDQARVAVQSAAGAAADWAACSLADRIAVVRSFGEQLASRRDEFARCISQQVGKPVWEAATEVATSIAKVEVSIAAIDDRTPVTQQDLDGFRAVGRYRPIGVMLVLGPFNFPLHLPGGQIIPALLAGNTVVFKPSELAPAVGQMLVQAWQAAGLPAGVINLLQGDAKVAAAAIDHPKTGGVLFTGSRTAGAAIHRQLAGRPEVQLALEMGGNNPLVVADAQPMAAAIDLVIQSAFLSAGQRCTCARRLIVVESPENREFVKRLVAAIPRIRCGLPDADLPPFCGPLISPAAAEKVLAIQAALCQQGGLSLVAASRDSVCRSLVSPGLIDVTAADVDDEECFGPLLQLQWVDDFDAAIAAANATRFGLAAGLVGGSADDFARFRHEVRAGVINWNRQTTGASGRLAFGGIRESGNHRPAGYFAADFCSDPVASLESDRLASPASLLPGLEDTQP, from the coding sequence TTGCCAGACTCCACCCGCCGCGAAGAACCGCTGTCCGATCTGTTCATCGAGAGAAACTGGATCGCTGGCGAGGGGCCGCCGCTGAATCGAACCAGCCCAGCCGACGAATCGACCGTATGGTCGGGACGCCAAGCGAGCGGCGACCAAGCTCGGGTTGCCGTTCAATCGGCCGCCGGCGCCGCGGCCGATTGGGCCGCTTGCTCTCTGGCGGATCGGATCGCCGTCGTCCGCAGCTTTGGCGAACAACTTGCCAGTCGCCGCGACGAATTTGCCCGCTGCATTTCACAACAAGTAGGTAAACCGGTCTGGGAGGCAGCGACCGAAGTCGCGACATCGATCGCAAAAGTCGAAGTTTCGATCGCCGCAATCGACGACCGCACCCCTGTGACTCAGCAAGACCTCGATGGTTTCCGTGCCGTCGGTCGCTATCGTCCGATCGGTGTGATGTTAGTTCTCGGGCCGTTCAACTTCCCGCTGCATCTTCCTGGCGGCCAGATCATCCCCGCCCTGTTGGCTGGCAATACGGTCGTCTTCAAACCGAGCGAACTAGCGCCGGCGGTTGGTCAGATGTTGGTGCAGGCTTGGCAAGCGGCGGGGCTGCCAGCGGGAGTGATCAACCTTTTGCAGGGAGACGCCAAGGTCGCCGCCGCGGCTATCGATCATCCGAAAACCGGCGGCGTCCTGTTCACGGGCAGCCGAACCGCGGGGGCGGCGATCCATCGCCAATTGGCGGGGCGTCCCGAAGTCCAATTGGCTCTGGAAATGGGAGGCAACAATCCGTTGGTCGTCGCCGACGCGCAACCGATGGCTGCGGCGATCGATCTGGTGATCCAGTCGGCTTTCCTTTCCGCCGGCCAACGCTGCACCTGCGCCCGCCGATTGATCGTTGTCGAATCTCCGGAGAACCGCGAGTTTGTAAAGCGTTTGGTGGCGGCGATCCCTCGCATCCGCTGCGGTCTGCCCGACGCCGATCTGCCCCCGTTCTGCGGTCCGTTGATTTCTCCCGCCGCCGCCGAGAAGGTGTTGGCGATTCAAGCGGCCTTGTGTCAGCAGGGAGGTCTGTCGCTGGTGGCTGCGTCGCGCGATTCGGTCTGCCGTTCGTTGGTGTCGCCTGGACTGATCGATGTGACGGCAGCGGACGTCGACGACGAGGAGTGTTTTGGCCCGCTGTTGCAGTTGCAATGGGTCGACGATTTCGACGCAGCGATCGCGGCGGCTAACGCGACTCGGTTCGGACTGGCGGCTGGATTGGTCGGCGGATCGGCCGACGACTTCGCTCGTTTTCGCCACGAGGTTCGCGCCGGAGTGATCAATTGGAATCGGCAGACGACCGGCGCCAGCGGCCGCTTGGCCTTTGGCGGTATCCGCGAGAGTGGCAATCATCGCCCGGCCGGTTATTTTGCCGCTGATTTCTGCAGCGATCCGGTCGCTTCGCTGGAGAGCGATCGGCTGGCATCCCCCGCTTCGCTTCTACCTGGATTAGAAGATACCCAACCGTGA
- a CDS encoding aldo/keto reductase, whose amino-acid sequence MKQSTLPGSDVTVSQLALGCWGLTSDFHWGQRDSAAAQATVAAALDAGITLFDTATMYADGANETLLGELLAGKRNEVQIATKCTPAQTTADEVAAGLDASLTRLKTDYVDLYQIHWAGTDEELAEVWGALIQLKQLGKARAVGVCNLGPKQLDVVSSLEKPSTNQLPYNLLFRAIENEILPRCKTQKMGVLAYSPLMHGMLRGEWKTADEVPATRARSRHFSSQREHVRHDEDGHETLTFDTIECLQQFADVSHNTMVELALRWLASNPQITSILVGASSPEQIAANAEAIARPLDKELLKQVNQVTDPLKQAMGTNADLWQSAAGSRIH is encoded by the coding sequence ATGAAACAATCCACCCTTCCCGGATCCGACGTCACCGTTTCGCAACTGGCTTTGGGCTGCTGGGGTTTGACCAGCGATTTCCATTGGGGCCAACGCGATTCCGCAGCGGCACAAGCGACAGTCGCTGCCGCGTTGGATGCCGGGATCACGCTGTTCGACACCGCCACAATGTATGCCGATGGCGCCAACGAAACGCTGTTGGGCGAATTGCTGGCTGGGAAACGCAACGAAGTCCAAATCGCCACAAAGTGCACGCCGGCGCAAACCACTGCCGACGAGGTCGCCGCGGGGCTCGATGCATCGCTGACTCGACTGAAAACCGACTACGTCGACCTCTATCAAATTCACTGGGCCGGCACCGATGAGGAGCTAGCCGAAGTCTGGGGCGCGTTGATCCAACTGAAGCAGCTTGGCAAAGCTCGCGCTGTCGGCGTCTGCAACCTCGGCCCAAAACAACTCGACGTGGTCTCTTCGTTGGAGAAACCGTCGACCAATCAATTGCCCTACAACCTGTTGTTCCGCGCGATCGAAAACGAGATCCTGCCCCGCTGCAAAACGCAGAAGATGGGTGTTCTCGCCTACAGCCCGCTGATGCACGGGATGTTGCGAGGCGAATGGAAAACGGCCGACGAGGTGCCAGCGACGCGCGCCCGCAGCCGACACTTCTCGTCGCAGCGCGAACACGTCCGTCACGACGAAGACGGACACGAGACGCTGACGTTTGATACCATCGAGTGCTTGCAGCAGTTCGCCGACGTCTCGCACAATACAATGGTCGAACTGGCGCTGCGTTGGTTGGCGTCGAATCCGCAGATCACGTCGATCTTGGTTGGTGCCAGTTCGCCAGAACAAATCGCAGCCAACGCCGAAGCGATCGCGCGACCGTTGGACAAAGAATTGCTGAAACAAGTCAACCAAGTGACCGATCCGCTGAAACAGGCGATGGGAACGAATGCCGACCTTTGGCAATCGGCCGCCGGATCGCGGATTCACTAA
- a CDS encoding PQQ-binding-like beta-propeller repeat protein produces the protein MKTNDRLPMMVKILCLFLPATALFGQSTDWPQWRGPHRDGKAAEQALLQQWPEGGPKLKWTFRDCGVGYSGFSIVGDQLFTMGLEEGQCYVIAVKPSDGSELWRTPIGPAAKEDAYLMGWGGGPRSTPTVDGDHLYALSDTGVLACLKTADGELVWKVSLVDDFGGSIPKWGYSESALIDGDRVIVTPGGKNFMIGLDKQTGKQIWGSEGIEAKAQYASVIKHTVDGITFYVTASNPGLIAVDATSGKQVFADTGTANGVAVIPTPIATGDFVYHTSAYDAGNTLVKLAKGDSGTLAVEPVYSLSKESKSMENHHGGVVLVDGVIYGFTKTNRGNWMAQDFQTGDTLWMESVGKTRSGSIAYADGRLYCYGDQDGSVVLAEPSRNGLVVKGKLVLPEQTDIDRGKGAIWAHPVIAGNTLFLRDQDLVFAFDLKR, from the coding sequence ATGAAGACCAACGATCGATTGCCGATGATGGTTAAGATTTTGTGTTTATTCCTCCCCGCCACGGCGCTCTTCGGACAGTCGACCGATTGGCCGCAGTGGCGCGGTCCGCATCGCGACGGCAAAGCAGCCGAACAGGCGTTGTTGCAGCAGTGGCCCGAGGGTGGCCCCAAGCTGAAGTGGACCTTCCGCGATTGCGGCGTCGGATATTCGGGGTTCTCGATCGTGGGTGACCAATTATTCACGATGGGGCTGGAAGAGGGCCAGTGTTATGTGATCGCTGTGAAGCCGAGCGACGGCAGCGAACTCTGGCGCACGCCGATCGGACCGGCTGCAAAAGAGGACGCTTATCTAATGGGCTGGGGAGGCGGGCCGCGTAGCACCCCCACCGTCGATGGCGATCATTTATATGCGCTCAGCGATACCGGCGTGTTGGCCTGCTTGAAAACCGCCGACGGTGAATTGGTTTGGAAAGTCAGCCTGGTCGACGACTTCGGCGGCTCGATTCCCAAATGGGGTTACAGCGAATCGGCGTTGATCGACGGCGACCGCGTGATCGTCACGCCCGGCGGTAAGAACTTTATGATCGGTTTGGATAAACAAACCGGAAAACAGATTTGGGGCAGCGAAGGGATCGAAGCGAAGGCGCAGTATGCGTCGGTAATCAAACACACCGTCGATGGGATCACGTTTTACGTCACCGCCAGCAACCCGGGACTGATCGCCGTCGATGCAACCAGCGGCAAGCAGGTGTTTGCCGACACGGGCACTGCCAACGGCGTCGCGGTGATCCCAACGCCGATCGCAACGGGCGACTTCGTTTACCACACGTCGGCCTACGATGCCGGCAACACGTTGGTCAAATTGGCCAAGGGGGATTCGGGAACCCTGGCTGTTGAACCTGTCTATTCGCTTTCGAAGGAATCCAAAAGCATGGAGAACCATCACGGCGGCGTCGTGTTGGTCGATGGCGTGATCTATGGATTCACCAAGACAAATCGTGGCAACTGGATGGCTCAAGACTTCCAAACCGGCGACACGCTGTGGATGGAATCGGTCGGCAAGACGCGCAGCGGTTCGATCGCGTATGCCGATGGCCGGCTGTATTGCTACGGCGACCAAGATGGCTCGGTCGTGTTGGCTGAACCAAGTCGCAATGGTCTTGTCGTGAAAGGTAAGCTTGTGCTGCCCGAACAAACGGACATCGACCGCGGCAAGGGAGCGATCTGGGCTCACCCGGTGATTGCTGGCAATACATTGTTTCTGCGCGACCAAGATCTGGTCTTCGCTTTTGATCTGAAACGTTAG
- a CDS encoding BON domain-containing protein, translated as MRRLFVGMAMMATMSMPLSAWSGDREIAEQIIAKLKTHRDSGALKDFKVDLKVNDGVVAFDGSVASLTQRDLVLDATKSIEGIKDIVDGMKLPATTAPTLVMAKPAVKSVPEATAVSSIKKPEPVLIVDATPAGVVKPAGKVVVPEAITRPTKGPVTQLATTIAPVQIAPVSNNEPIVSVPQPTAGDLDRELNARITKALTQAKQDGRLRGFAMDITTNGGEVWLQGRTVTSEQRETMLEIVRNVPGVTNVLNDINVMMKDDSGRVRQASDAVPVFSAAPVPMPSPGLAPTSVHPVPRPAVAQAAPHAGMTRSPARMMPVPYRPSTMPQPYANASNGMAVNRATMMGGQPMPMQPASAGMAYGSPRTDQPNLPNYAWPGYSAYPNYAALSYPKQYSPSAWPYIGPFYPYPQVPLNWRKVTLEWDDGWWQLDYSSKSR; from the coding sequence ATGCGACGACTATTTGTCGGTATGGCGATGATGGCAACGATGTCGATGCCGTTGAGTGCGTGGTCGGGAGATCGCGAGATCGCCGAACAGATTATTGCAAAGCTAAAGACTCATCGCGACTCGGGCGCGTTGAAAGACTTCAAGGTCGACCTGAAGGTCAACGACGGTGTGGTTGCCTTTGATGGCAGCGTCGCATCGTTGACCCAACGGGATTTGGTCCTCGACGCGACCAAGAGCATTGAAGGCATTAAAGACATTGTCGACGGCATGAAATTGCCAGCGACCACGGCACCAACTTTGGTCATGGCCAAACCAGCCGTCAAGTCGGTTCCAGAAGCAACCGCGGTCTCATCGATCAAGAAGCCAGAACCGGTATTGATCGTCGATGCGACCCCAGCGGGCGTCGTAAAGCCTGCGGGCAAAGTTGTCGTTCCCGAAGCGATCACCCGTCCGACCAAGGGTCCTGTGACTCAACTGGCAACGACGATTGCACCCGTTCAAATTGCTCCTGTCAGCAACAATGAACCTATCGTCTCGGTTCCTCAACCGACCGCCGGGGATCTCGATCGCGAACTCAACGCCCGGATCACCAAAGCTTTGACGCAAGCAAAGCAAGATGGTCGGTTGCGTGGATTCGCCATGGACATCACCACCAACGGTGGCGAGGTCTGGTTGCAAGGTCGCACCGTGACCAGCGAACAACGCGAAACGATGCTGGAAATCGTCCGCAACGTTCCTGGCGTGACCAATGTATTGAATGACATCAACGTCATGATGAAAGACGATTCGGGGCGTGTTCGCCAAGCTTCCGACGCGGTCCCCGTCTTCTCGGCAGCACCGGTTCCGATGCCATCGCCAGGACTTGCTCCTACTTCGGTTCATCCGGTTCCACGGCCTGCGGTTGCCCAAGCGGCACCCCATGCTGGCATGACGCGTTCGCCAGCACGAATGATGCCTGTTCCTTATCGTCCTAGCACCATGCCGCAACCGTATGCCAACGCATCGAACGGAATGGCTGTCAACCGAGCGACGATGATGGGTGGCCAACCGATGCCGATGCAACCTGCATCCGCTGGAATGGCTTACGGTTCGCCACGAACCGATCAACCCAACCTGCCTAACTACGCATGGCCTGGCTACTCGGCTTACCCAAACTACGCCGCGTTGTCGTACCCCAAGCAGTACAGCCCATCGGCTTGGCCTTACATCGGCCCGTTCTATCCTTATCCCCAAGTGCCATTGAACTGGCGCAAGGTGACCCTGGAATGGGACGACGGATGGTGGCAGCTCGACTACTCGTCGAAGTCTCGCTAG